Part of the Pseudomonadota bacterium genome, GCCGCCGAATAGTCACCCAGTGGACGGGATAACAACGATTCAATCTCCGCATCACTGAGTGTCGTGTCGAATAAGGTGCCGCCACCGTCGGCGGCGATGTCCTCGAGCAACGCGCGGTTGACCGACGCCATGACCATTTCGCCACGTCGATCGCGCAGAAATTCACCGCGGGTATCCCGCACTAGCCCACCCTGAGCGGTACCGACTGCGATCAGCGACACACGATGCCCCACCTCGCGCGCCTCACGCGACGCAGTACGCGCATCACTCTCGTCGGACACGCCATCGGTAATCACCACAATTTCGCCCGGTTCACCGCCAGCTTGATCCAGCAACCGCGTCGCCATTTGAATGGGCGGTGCCAGACGACTGCCCTGACTGGGCATTGTGCGCGGCGTAAGACTCGGTAGCATTGAGACGATGGTGCGCGTGTCGTCGGTAAGCGGTGTTACTAAAAACGCGTCCCCAGCAAACGCCACAAGTGCGGTTTGGCCGTCGCGGCGCTGTCGCAACACATCCCGCAATTTAATTTTCGCGACCTGCAGACGTGTCGGCAGGATATCCTGGGCCGTCATCGACTGTGATAAATCGAGCGCGATCACCACCGGGTGCTGCTGCGTAAAAACCGGCTGAGGGAGCTGCTCCCAAGCCGGTCCGGCGAGAGCAACAATCAGCAACCCGGTAAGCCAGTATGCCGGCCACCGACGACGCGTTTCGCCGTCAACAGACGTGGTGAGAACGAAACGCTGAAGCGCCGGGTCTACCAGCCGTGCCCAGGCACCGCGTTGCGCCTGTGCACGCCGTCCAAGCCAATACAGCGCCGGCAACAACAACAAAGCGAGCAGTACCCAAGGACGCAAAAAGTGAAAGGCGCTTAGGGTCGACAAATCGAAGAGGCTCACGCGGACTGCCTCCTCGGAAAACCATGCCAACTCTGACGCAATAGAAACAACAGTGCCGTCAACAGCAACGCTGCGGTAAGCGGGTAGTGAAACAACGAACGAGATGGACGAAAGCCCGCCGTTTCATGACTGACCGGCTCCAGCTCGTCGAGCAAGGCATAGATGTCCGCCAACTCCTGCGCATCGCGCGCTCGAAAATAGCGACCGCCCGTGGTGTTCGCGATCGTCTGCAGCGTGCGCTCATCGAGGCTAGAGGTGCGCGCTCCCTGACCTCCGAAAATACTCGCAAATGAGCGAGGATCCGCGCCGATGCCCACCGTATAAATGGTTAAGCCCTCCACGGCGGCGAGTTGCGCGGCTTTGAGCGGATCGACAGCGCCCGCCGTGTTGGCCCCATCTGTCAGCAGAATGAGGGTTTTCTTTTGAACATCGTTCTCGCGCAAGCGTTTGATGGCCAGACCGATGGCATCGCCAATCGCCGTTTCACTGCCGGCCATTCCAACAAACGACTCATCGAGCAGTTGCGCAACCGTGCGGCGATCAAAGGTGAGCGGCGTCTGCAGATAGGCGCGTCGGCCGAACAGGATCAAACCCATCCGATCGCCAACGCGTCGCTCAATAAAATCGCCCGCTACGCTTTTCGTCGCGGCTAGCCGTGTAACTTGGCGTCCACTCAGACGGAAATCGCGCAACCGCATACTGCCAGACACATCAACGGCCATCATCAGATCACGGCCGGCCACCGGCAGCGGCCGCGGATCGCCAAGCAGTTGGGGCCGGCTCGCCGACACCACCAACAGTAGCCAGATGAGCGACGCCAACAGAAGGAAAAACAGATTGCGCGCCGGCGACCAGGTTTCGCCCTCACCATGCAGTTGCTCGGCGAATGCGGTGCGCAGCGCCGACTCGGTGAGCGGCGTGCGGCCTTTGAGCAACCACCGCGCTAGCAGCGGCAGCGGCAACAGAGCAAATACCCACCACCATTCGAACTGCAGCGTCATCCTTTCACCCGCGGCAAGGCGCGAATCCATCGGCGACATTCGTTGACTAACTCGCACGCATCGAGTTGGGCTGTCTGTCGATAGATATCGCGCGCCAACACCTCGCGCATCGCATCACTAAAGGAAAAACCGCTACCAGTCGACTGCAATCGATCCAGCCAGGCGTCTCCCGCCAACTTCGCGACCTGCGTTCGCGGCTGCAGTGTGAGCAAGGTACGTTTTAGCAACACATTGATCTCTCGAGCAAGGCGATGCGAATCACCATGCGACTGATAGCGCCTATCCAACTCTCGCAACGTCTTCATCGCGGCGCGATGCACAGCATATTGTCGATACCGACGCCACATGAACCAGCCGGTTGCCAGCAGTAAAAGCATCACCACCCAGTAACCCCAGGCCAACGGCCACCAGCTGATCGCATCAGGAAGATGAATGTCGCGCAAGGCTTCCAGCGGATCGCTCATGTTGGCTTACCGCAGGGCGCGCAGCACGACGGACGACACCTCATCACGCGTGCACACGTCAATGCATGTGGCTTGAATTTTTGCAGCCGCACGATGCACATGCGCGCGGCGCGCGTTGAATGAGGCCTGGTAGTCGGATCGGCGCGCACGACCGCGGCTGTCCATCGCCAGCACGTCGTCGCCCGACGTCACCGCGTAAACACCGGGCGGCGGTAACTCAGCTTCGAGGGGGTCGTACACAAAAAACAACAACAACGTGTTGTGTTGCGCCAGCTTCATTAATTGACGTTCGGTCGCCTCATCGAAATCGCGCCAGTCCGTCGCAATCACCAGCAAACTACCGGGCCGACTCACGCGAAATATCCGCTGGAGTTTGTCGCGCAGGTGTTCGCCTTGCAAAGCCGATGGCGGTCGTCGTTCGCCCGACTGATCGACCGTCCAATTGTCGGCGCGACTGACATCGTGAATCCAATTGAGAATGGCGCGCTTACCGCGTGCAGGCCGTCGCTCGAGTCGCTGTCGCCCACCGAATACGACGCCACCTACGCGATCACCGTGGGCAAACGCCGCCCAACCCACCATCGCGAGCGCGTGCGCCGCAACCACTGCTTTAAAACGTCCCTGTGTCGCAAACTGCATGGCCGCCCGCACGTCGAGGCACAAATAGACCGGGCGTTCACGCTCCTCGCGGAACAACTTGGTGTACGGGGTGCCAGTTCGCGCCATGACCCGCCAATCCAGATTGCGTCGATCGTCCCCATGCTGATAGCGCCGCGATTCTTCGTAGTCCATACCACGACCTTTGAACGTGGATAGGCGATTTCCCGTTTGCTTGCTGCGCACGAGCCCTGAAGACATGTCGATACCTCCAGCAAAATGCCGAAGATGGATCAGGTCCGCGCTACTTACGCGAACCCGTGACAGAGCCGTGTCTTCTTTGCTCGCCGATTGCATCACGTTATGGCACACCCACACGCTCGAGAATGGCGTGGATCATGTCGTCGGTGGTAATGCCTTCGGCCTCGGCCTCGAAGTTTAGAATCACACGATGGCGCAGCACATCGGGCGCCATCGCCTGCACATCTTCCGGCGTCACAAAATCACGCCCTTCGAGCCAAGCATGTGCACGCGCGCAACGATCGAGCGCGATGGTCGCGCGAGGGCTTGCGCCAAACTGTATGGCCCGCTTGATGTCATCGCCATAGGCGCTGGCATCGCGTGTTGCCAGCACAATATTGAGAATGTAATCCTCAAGCTCATCGGACATATGCAGCCCAAGAACCGCCTGCCGAGCCGTAAAAATGACGTCCTGGCTCACGGTGAGTGACTCAGCTTCCGTTCCTTCATGGGCCGCAATGGCCTCGAGTCGATTCAGGCGCAGAATCTCACGCTCGGCATCGCCATCGGGGTAGCCAATTCGAACATGGATCAAAAAACGATCCATTTGCGCCTCC contains:
- a CDS encoding VWA domain-containing protein; this translates as MSLFDLSTLSAFHFLRPWVLLALLLLPALYWLGRRAQAQRGAWARLVDPALQRFVLTTSVDGETRRRWPAYWLTGLLIVALAGPAWEQLPQPVFTQQHPVVIALDLSQSMTAQDILPTRLQVAKIKLRDVLRQRRDGQTALVAFAGDAFLVTPLTDDTRTIVSMLPSLTPRTMPSQGSRLAPPIQMATRLLDQAGGEPGEIVVITDGVSDESDARTASREAREVGHRVSLIAVGTAQGGLVRDTRGEFLRDRRGEMVMASVNRALLEDIAADGGGTLFDTTLSDAEIESLLSRPLGDYSAALNEQQFATDLWHEQGPLLVLLCLPFVALWFRRGTLFCAVLASVLLTPPPAQAGLWDDLWERPDQQGQTAFDDERYARASSLFEHQRWKAASLYRAQEYAQSAEALSGLDTPADNYNRGNALAKAQNIDDAIKAYERTLTQQPDHDDARFNLELLKQLQDSQENEQEQQEDGEESSDGDQSDGESQDNGDGQDSDADSGESQDGEPEGEQNEEPKNAESQTEEEREAEQREMQAQLSEQMTEEEQQQAVEQWLQRIPDDPGGLLRRKFKRQYRDRGEPRRSGEQW
- a CDS encoding VWA domain-containing protein, whose protein sequence is MDSRLAAGERMTLQFEWWWVFALLPLPLLARWLLKGRTPLTESALRTAFAEQLHGEGETWSPARNLFFLLLASLIWLLLVVSASRPQLLGDPRPLPVAGRDLMMAVDVSGSMRLRDFRLSGRQVTRLAATKSVAGDFIERRVGDRMGLILFGRRAYLQTPLTFDRRTVAQLLDESFVGMAGSETAIGDAIGLAIKRLRENDVQKKTLILLTDGANTAGAVDPLKAAQLAAVEGLTIYTVGIGADPRSFASIFGGQGARTSSLDERTLQTIANTTGGRYFRARDAQELADIYALLDELEPVSHETAGFRPSRSLFHYPLTAALLLTALLFLLRQSWHGFPRRQSA
- a CDS encoding DUF4381 domain-containing protein is translated as MSDPLEALRDIHLPDAISWWPLAWGYWVVMLLLLATGWFMWRRYRQYAVHRAAMKTLRELDRRYQSHGDSHRLAREINVLLKRTLLTLQPRTQVAKLAGDAWLDRLQSTGSGFSFSDAMREVLARDIYRQTAQLDACELVNECRRWIRALPRVKG
- a CDS encoding DUF58 domain-containing protein; this encodes MSSGLVRSKQTGNRLSTFKGRGMDYEESRRYQHGDDRRNLDWRVMARTGTPYTKLFREERERPVYLCLDVRAAMQFATQGRFKAVVAAHALAMVGWAAFAHGDRVGGVVFGGRQRLERRPARGKRAILNWIHDVSRADNWTVDQSGERRPPSALQGEHLRDKLQRIFRVSRPGSLLVIATDWRDFDEATERQLMKLAQHNTLLLFFVYDPLEAELPPPGVYAVTSGDDVLAMDSRGRARRSDYQASFNARRAHVHRAAAKIQATCIDVCTRDEVSSVVLRALR
- a CDS encoding MoxR family ATPase, with product MQQIQELKSYISRFILGQEQLVDRLLIALLCDGHLLVEGAPGLAKTRAIKVMGNGLEGDFQRIQFTPDLLPADLTGTEIYRPNEGRFQFESGPLFHNLILADEINRAPAKVQSALLEAMEERQITVGSETYPLPRLYLVMATQNPIEQEGTYPLPEAQMDRFLIHVRIGYPDGDAEREILRLNRLEAIAAHEGTEAESLTVSQDVIFTARQAVLGLHMSDELEDYILNIVLATRDASAYGDDIKRAIQFGASPRATIALDRCARAHAWLEGRDFVTPEDVQAMAPDVLRHRVILNFEAEAEGITTDDMIHAILERVGVP